A genomic segment from Corylus avellana chromosome ca5, CavTom2PMs-1.0 encodes:
- the LOC132181460 gene encoding persulfide dioxygenase ETHE1 homolog, mitochondrial-like, which translates to MLRINLLRVRVSLPPALFNLRTKLTPQAMASASFTTSSQPTSNKLLFRQLFEKESSTYTYLLADASHPDKPALLIDPVDKTVERDLSLVKELGLKLIYAMNTHVHADHVTGSGLMKNKVPGLKSIISKASKSKADLLIEAGDKIYFGDLFLEVRATPGHTLGCVTYVTGEGPDQPQPRMAFTGDAILIRGCGRTDFQGGSSQQLYESVHSQIFTLPKDTLIYPAHDYKGLTVSTVGEEMLYNPRLTKDEESFKNIMANLNLSYPKMIDIAVPANMVCGLQDISAKPVEATSN; encoded by the exons ATGCTTCGGATCAATCTCCTTCGCGTTCGCGTCTCTCTTCCTCCCGCTCTCTTCAATCTTCGCACCAAGCTCACGCCCCAAGCCATGGCATCCGCATCTTTCACGACGTCGTCTCAGCCCACCTCCAACAAGCTCCTCTTCCGCCAGCTCTTCGAGAAGGAGTCTTCTACCTACACCTACTTGCTTGCCGATGCGTCTCACCCTGACAAGCCCGCTCtg tTGATTGACCCAGTTGATAAGACAGTGGAGAGGGACCTGTCCCTTGTAAAAGAGCTAGGACTGAAGCTAATTTATGCTATGAACACCCATGTCCACGCTGACCATGTAACTGGGAGTGGCCTAATGAAG AATAAGGTTCCTGGACTGAAATCTATCATTTCAAAAGCGAGCAAATCAAAAGCTGATCTTCTGATTGAAGCCGGAGATAAAATCTATTTTGGTGATCTGTTTTTGGAG GTTCGAGCTACTCCTGGCCATACATTAGGTTGTGTTACCTACGTTACTGGAGAGGGGCCTGATCAGCCTCAACCAAGGATGGCTTTCACGGGGGATGCCATACTGATACGTGGATGTGGGAGAACTGATTTTCAG GGTGGGAGTTCACAACAACTCTACGAGTCAGTGCATTCACAG ATTTTCACTTTGCCCAAGGATACGCTGATCTATCCTGCCCATGATTACAAAGGATTAACT GTTAGCACTGTAGGGGAGGAGATGCTTTATAATCCTAGGCTCACAAAAGATGAG GAATCCTTCAAAAATATTATGGCAA ATCTTAACCTGTCCTACCCAAAAATGATTGACATTGCTGTACCTGCAAATATGGTTTGTGGTTTGCAAGATATCTCTGCGAAGCCTGTTGAAGCAACTTCAAACTAG